The Blastocatellia bacterium region GATCTCGAAGCCCGGGAGCATCAACCCGCACACGAAGTTCAAGGCGGAAGTGTACGTGCTGACGAAGGAAGAGGGCGGGCGGCACACGCCGTTTTTCAGCGGGTACCGGCCGCAGTTTTATTTTCGGACGACGGACGTGACAGGGGTGGCGCAGTTGCCGGAGGGAGTGGAGATGGTGATGCCTGGGGACAATTCGCAGTTGGAGATCGAGTTGATCAACCCGATAGCGATGGAGAAGGGGCTGCGGTTTGCGATCCGCGAAGGCGGGCGCACGGTCGGCGCCGGCACCGTCTCTGAAATCCTGGAGTAGTCGCGCCGTTCGCCGCATCTGGCTCTCGGAGCCAGTTTGAAGGCAATAAGTGAGCGTTCGCGCTACTGGCAATCAGCAGCGCGGGCGTCGAGTGAAAGAGAATTATGCTGAACGAAAAGATTCGCATCCGCTTGAAAGCTTACGATTACCGTGTGCTTGACCAGTCAACGGCTGAGATCGTTGACACGGCTAAACGCACGGGCGCGCGTGTCGCCGGGCCGATTCCGCTGCCGACGGTGAAGAACAAGTACACCGTGCTGCGCAGCCCGCACGTGGATAAGAAGTC contains the following coding sequences:
- the tuf gene encoding elongation factor Tu (EF-Tu; promotes GTP-dependent binding of aminoacyl-tRNA to the A-site of ribosomes during protein biosynthesis; when the tRNA anticodon matches the mRNA codon, GTP hydrolysis results; the inactive EF-Tu-GDP leaves the ribosome and release of GDP is promoted by elongation factor Ts; many prokaryotes have two copies of the gene encoding EF-Tu); its protein translation is ISKPGSINPHTKFKAEVYVLTKEEGGRHTPFFSGYRPQFYFRTTDVTGVAQLPEGVEMVMPGDNSQLEIELINPIAMEKGLRFAIREGGRTVGAGTVSEILE
- the rpsJ gene encoding 30S ribosomal protein S10, giving the protein MLNEKIRIRLKAYDYRVLDQSTAEIVDTAKRTGARVAGPIPLPTVKNKYTVLRSPHVDKKSREQFEIRTHKRLMDILDPTPQTVDALMKLDLPAGVDVEIKAFGKDHK